A region from the Chelmon rostratus isolate fCheRos1 chromosome 6, fCheRos1.pri, whole genome shotgun sequence genome encodes:
- the fezf1 gene encoding fez family zinc finger protein 1 encodes MDGPLRRPAGILGSPPASGSQPAGSDMLTSGGSSSKPLAFSIDRIMARTPEPKSIPLPSWFQPSPAGKPDICPSSLHCMIPLVPLGYEPGHRLSITGLDAGHFDASSLAAPADFLGFGLNYKNQQEDSAVSQTAGQYKLFRPRVVNQSSFPTMGTVCYLNCSGDSGACPPPAMVNLHPMASYLLSARHKAFMAEKSKPGLQQVGERYPVSGVQAFKELSQSQIQHYMKERDQILTDKIFKGSAAAAARLSGSCPGSKPKVFTCEVCGKVFNAHYNLTRHMPVHTGARPFVCKVCGKGFRQASTLCRHKIIHTQEKPHKCNQCGKAFNRSSTLNTHTRIHAGYKPFVCEFCGKGFHQKGNYKNHKLTHSGEKQFKCSICSKAFHQVYNLTFHMHTHNDKKPFTCPTCGKGFCRNFDLKKHIRKLHDPAGPQSPLQA; translated from the exons ATGGACGGTCCTCTCCGCCGCCCAGCGGGGATCCTCGGCTCCCCCCCGGCTTCTGGGAGCCAGCCCGCGGGCTCCGACATGCTCACCTccggcggcagcagcagcaagcctCTCGCTTTCTCCATCGACCGGATTATGGCCAGGACGCCCGAGCCCAAGTCGATACCGCTCCCCAGCTGGTTCCAGCCCTCTCCCGCGGGGAAACCCGACATCTGTCCGTCCTCGCTGCATTGTATGATCCCGTTGGTGCCGCTCGGGTACGAGCCGGGCCACCGGCTCAGCATCACCGGGCTGGATGCGGGTCACTTCGACGCGTCTTCTCTCGCCGCGCCCGCAGACTTTTTGGGCTTTGGGTTGAATTATAAGAACCAGCAGGAGGACTCTGCTGTGAGCCAAACCGCCGGCCAGTACAAACTATTCAGGCCCCGCGTGGTGAACCAGTCCTCCTTTCCCACCATGGGCACCGTGTGCTACCTAAACTGCAGCGGGGACAGCGGTGCGTGTCCCCCGCCGGCCATGGTCAACCTGCACCCGATGGCCTCGTACCTGCTCTCCGCCCGGCACAAAGCCTTCATGGCGGAAAAAAGCAAGCCGGGCTTGCAGCAGGTCGGGGAGCGGTACCCGGTGTCCGGCGTGCAGGCCTTCAAGGAGCTGTCTCAGAGCCAGATCCAGCACTACATGAAGGAGCGGGACCAGATCCTCACCGACAAGATCTTCAAGGGCTCTGCGGCGGCGGCGGCCCGGCTGAGCGGCTCCTGTCCCGGCAGCAAGCCCAAAGTTTTCACCTGTGAGGTCTGCGGCAAG GTGTTTAACGCGCACTACAACCTGACCCGCCACATGCCCGTGCACACCGGCGCGCGGCCGTTCGTGTGTAAAGTTTGCGGGAAAGGATTCCGACAGGCGAGCACGCTGTGCCGACACAAAATCATCCACACTCAG GAAAAACCGCATAAGTGTAATCAGTGCGGGAAAGCCTTCAACCGCAGCTCCACCCTCAACACGCACACGCGCATCCACGCGGGATACAAGCCGTTCGTGTGCGAGTTCTGCGGGAAAGGATTTCACCAGAAAG GAAACTACAAGAACCACAAGCTGACGCACAGCGGCGAGAAGCAGTTCAAGTGTTCGATCTGCAGCAAGGCGTTCCACCAGGTGTACAACCTCACCttccacatgcacacgcacaatGACAAGAAGCCCTTCACCTGCCCCACCTGCGGAAAGGGCTTCTGCAGGAACTTTGACCTgaagaaacacatcaggaagcTGCACGACCCGGCCGGCCCACAGTCGCCCCTGCAGGCCTGA